A portion of the Melitaea cinxia chromosome 1, ilMelCinx1.1, whole genome shotgun sequence genome contains these proteins:
- the LOC123658362 gene encoding uncharacterized protein LOC123658362, producing the protein MIAFALLAIVACASAAPHYHHDHHRHHHNNFHDNDDFSLDKFMEGSVFDTSSFWEQMRKEMIGLTAMIEDLRQRFPTGLMEEKIEGNEYKITISLTGFTDKEIVVKARKGLLIVEAVHKVDGEPGRSYLDLRTLPDVVNVNGSWTYENGLLKIVFPLEHKSEGEPAVTEAVVTQAPEHSHEVVETEQKGTNDQNADVGIVGGATNNGNSVSANEIPQGQNVEATTYAVDLKGEVELVPITNY; encoded by the coding sequence ATGATCGCGTTCGCGTTGTTAGCTATTGTGGCGTGCGCAAGTGCTGCGCCCCACTACCATCACGATCACCACCGTCACCACCACAATAACTTCCACGATAATGATGACTTCAGCCTGGATAAATTCATGGAGGGATCGGTGTTTGACACGAGCTCATTCTGGGAGCAAATGAGGAAAGAGATGATCGGACTGACCGCGATGATCGAAGATTTGCGACAACGCTTCCCCACCGGCCTTATGGAAGAGAAAATCGAAGGGAATGAGTACAAAATAACCATTTCCCTTACCGGTTTCACAGACAAAGAAATCGTTGTCAAGGCGAGGAAGGGACTTTTGATTGTGGAAGCTGTTCATAAAGTTGATGGCGAGCCGGGGAGGAGCTACCTGGACTTGAGGACTCTGCCAGATGTTGTCAACGTAAATGGCAGCTGGACATACGAAAATGGCTTACTTAAGATCGTTTTCCCTCTGGAGCACAAGAGTGAAGGTGAGCCGGCGGTAACGGAAGCCGTAGTCACTCAGGCACCGGAACACAGTCATGAAGTAGTTGAAACTGAACAAAAAGGTACCAATGACCAGAATGCTGATGTCGGAATCGTTGGAGGAGCTACTAATAACGGAAACAGTGTATCGGCAAATGAAATACCCCAGGGACAGAATGTTGAAGCTACAACGTACGCCGTAGACTTGAAAGGCGAGGTAGAGCTCGTGCCTATAACTAACTATTAA